One window from the genome of Thermoflexus hugenholtzii JAD2 encodes:
- a CDS encoding Flp family type IVb pilin, translating to MQTLWAFLTEEEGQSLVEFALLFLFIAVVAALALPGVRQRILNAFRIGGQKMDEATGAASGGD from the coding sequence ATGCAGACGTTGTGGGCGTTTCTGACGGAGGAGGAGGGACAGTCCCTGGTGGAGTTCGCCCTGCTGTTCCTCTTCATTGCCGTAGTGGCTGCTCTGGCCCTGCCGGGCGTCCGCCAGCGCATCCTCAACGCCTTCCGGATCGGCGGCCAGAAGATGGATGAGGCTACGGGAGCGGCCTCAGGAGGAGATTGA